A stretch of the bacterium genome encodes the following:
- a CDS encoding type II toxin-antitoxin system RelE/ParE family toxin — translation MGKYRVELKKSVLKDFDSIPKKDLHRIILAIESLTDDPRPPQSRKLSGLEQYRLRQGNYRILYSIKDDLLIVFVVAVGHRKEIYR, via the coding sequence ATGGGAAAATATAGAGTTGAACTCAAGAAGAGTGTCCTGAAGGATTTTGATTCAATCCCCAAGAAAGATCTTCATCGCATCATCCTGGCGATTGAGTCACTGACCGACGATCCTCGTCCGCCCCAATCGAGGAAGCTCTCTGGTTTGGAGCAGTACCGACTCCGGCAAGGCAACTATCGGATTCTTTACTCCATCAAGGATGACCTGTTGATCGTATTTGTGGTGGCGGTTGGACATCGTAAGGAAATCTACCGATAA